One genomic region from Catenovulum adriaticum encodes:
- a CDS encoding cupin domain-containing protein — protein MSQSEHFSYGNETEIEDIGGGLKRQMLGYNKELMAVKIWFDKGATGYNHAHRHSQVTYIVEGEFHFNIDGVTKVLKAGDSCFMPPHADHGATSPTGGILIDTFSPAREDFVDDL, from the coding sequence ATGAGTCAAAGTGAACATTTTTCATACGGCAACGAAACTGAAATTGAAGATATTGGCGGTGGTTTAAAGCGTCAAATGTTAGGTTACAACAAAGAGTTGATGGCTGTAAAAATTTGGTTTGATAAGGGTGCCACAGGTTATAACCATGCTCACAGACATTCTCAAGTTACTTATATTGTTGAGGGTGAATTCCATTTTAATATTGATGGTGTAACTAAAGTACTAAAAGCGGGTGATAGCTGCTTTATGCCGCCACATGCAGACCATGGCGCGACTTCACCAACGGGCGGTATTTTAATTGATACATTTAGTCCCGCTCGAGAAGATTTTGTAGACGATTTATAA